The sequence TGCTGCATGTCGCTTAGAGGCAATGCCATCCAGGGCCTGACCACCGACATCCGAAGCGATGCCTCGCTCTGACCACTGCCTACGCCGTAGGGTCTCCGACCCTGCCACCGccagaggtggttcggcattggcaggggcGATGGAGTAGGGGTGCTGCTTGGCTCCCCCAGATAAACTGGAGGCACTGGACCCGGAGATGCCACGCCCTGAAGTGTTTCCTTGTGATGATGGCTACGTAAAGCGAAACAAAAGCAagcaataaaaaaaaaacattcGTGAAAATTTTAGTGTTGCTGTCGTGTATGTACCGCTCCGTCTCCCCTTTTCCGTTTAAGTTGTGCCTTATTTTCCCATGTCCTTCCTTTTTTGGCGTTTCGCATACGAAAAGTACGTCTAAGGCTCCTCATGCGTGTCGAGTACAACGCCGTCACTACATGGCCGGGAAGGCAAGAAAAGATATGTGTGGGGAAGGAgtgatggggagggggagcggacTAGGAAGATATTTCGAGAGCTTTAAGCATggaaacacagacacaccacGCACAGATCATCCTCGCCTTCTACCCCTCTTGCTCACAACTCTGCTCACCGCGTCATGagctctctccttttctcgcCGCCCCCTCATATCACCGAAAAGTCGGAATAAAAAGACGACATCAGGAGTGGTCGTGGTGGGTGGACGGAAAGGAGTTCGGTTAAGTAGCCTTTCCAATTAACAGTGTGTCCCTGCgcgcacatgtgtgtgtgtgtgtgtgtgtgcaaaaCAGAGCATACGACAGAAAAACATGAGCGGAAACCAGGGTTACAGAGAgaagtgctgctgctcttaAGACGCCGCGTCAAGCGTGTGCAGCTGTCGGCGTTCGTATTCGTGCATATACTTGCACTGGGAGCAGATCCAGTCGAACATacaacaacacacacacaaaaagaaaagaaaccGAACCCGGTGCGCACcagtgtgcgtgtctgtctgcgtttatgtgtctctgtgtgcgtgtgtgccgcacTCATTCgcgaagggggtgggggcagaGAGGTTGACAGAGGGCGGAACAAAACGATGCGCACGGACGGACGAAACGACAAGGAGAGAGTCGCTGGCATACCCCGGTGACGTCTGCACCATCGAACGTAAACAACACCGGGAAAACGAACAGACAGAAAAATAAAGTCCGTCgtgttgcgtgtgtgtgcgcatgtgcatctCTGTGATGGGCGGATACCGTTCTAGAAAGCtcagcgcagcgctgctcaccaaatacgcatacacacctAAATACCCAAGAGGAGGtaaaaagaaaacaacagTAGAGGACAAGGAAGTGCGATTAGGGGctgagtgggtgggtgagttTCGTTTTGATGTTATGCCCTCACCAGCGGAGACAATAAATAAGGAAAACAGAACAACGTGAGTACTCACAGTGACGGGGTACGTCAACCAAACAGAAGAAAACAGGGGAGAAGGTGGGGGAGAGTGGGGGGAGATCAAAGTAGGGCGGAAGGACAGGGCGCGTGTATCCGTCTCTATGCGTGGGGAGGGGTAGGAGAGACCTGGCATGTGGGTGCGTCACGCGTCGCGGGCTCCATCAAGCGCTTCAACAAGGAGCCCCTCAACAGAGCAGGTGCCCAGACGCCATCATACCAGTACGAGGAGTTCTCTGACCCTTTCCAGCTAGCACCCGCCCACACCCGCCCTTCGCTGCACATCATGCCATtcaccccctttttttgcACACCTCCGCTCCCTCGTGCCCGCTTTCCTTCTCGCTCCCTATTtcgaaaaacaaagaagtgAAGGGGGGATGAGCTGAtgcacacaccgacacacacacacacgaaatAAGGGAAGGATTCACTTGGAGGGAGTCGATCTCAAGGAAAGAGAAATGCTGAGCAACAgacaataaaaaaaaagaaggaggagagTGGGTGGTGAAGGTGCAGagctgtgtgtgttttggcTCACCTCGAGGAGCCATcctggcacacacacacacacacacgcacatgagCATACACAACCGCagctatatatatatatattcgcacacagagaggcacaaacacacgcacgtgcccACCCCTACTCCAACAACAACGAGGTACCCCAGCCAACAACGAAGGACCgaaggaaaacgaaagagCACTAAAAAAATAAgaaacagacacacacacacacacacgcgcagagatACAGAAGCAagcaagaagaaaaaaaatgaaaaaaCGTGTCCTTTCCTACCTGAAGAGCCGGCAGGCCGCAAGCAGCGAAGTATTGGTTGTGAGAAAGACGCAAAGACGACAAGAAGGAGGCTGACGTGTACGCTCACAAATTTCCGCTGTTCATTCGTTCACTGTGAACGCCTTCACCATGGCTGCCAAACAGGTATCACCGATACGCGTGGGCGTTCCTCTGAACAGCCGGTTCACGTGTCTGTGGCTCACCCGCTCCCCGCTCGCACGCTCCACGGACCTCAACAGCGGAGCGCAGACAACAACAgcacagcaaaaaaaaaacacgatTCACAGCTACGAGGACGTGCTGGTAGGAGGAAAAACAGaaggggaaaaagaaaaggagagagcgcgACATACGCAAGCTGAGCCATAAACGAAAAACATGCAGCTCTACATACACCTTATCTATGTCAGtgcctcctcgcgcacctTGGCGTCTCTCCGACAACTCTCTTACGTCGTTCTTGTTTCGGTTGTATAACGAAGAAAACACGTGCTTATTTCCGGTATAAAAGTTAGCATAACGaacggcgcgcacacacacaagcaatCCAAcggagaaaagggaggagggtggggtgggggcggagAAAATCATTCTCTTCGTTTCCCTCTCCGTCGTGATCTACACCGCTCTCCTTCTACGCATCGATGTAGTGTGTTGTCACGAACGTGTCGCCGACAGTATGCGCTTCCCGACGAGGAGAGTTGTCTTTTCTCTGCGAGTCCTTCGTCGGCGCCCCACAAGCATAGCGCTCACATGCATGCCGCTCAGGCACTAGCAAATTGCCAAAGGAAACTGACGGGCACAGgcagaggcacacgcgcagggcGGCCCAGATCATGGGAAGCAGGGAAGGAGTGAGGTTAGGGAATGTGGGTAGGGGTAATCCTTAATCTACCTTTTATCAGTGCACCGGGCTCTCCTGTAGAGCTatatcgtttttttttttcgttgttgttgtttcccCTTTTCCGTTTGGTTTGTTCGCAGTTTTGGTTGGGTTACATGAAGCGATGCCCTTGTTATCATCTTTCTGTTtattgggggagggggaagggggttcgtttctttttcgctttctttcCTCTCGTTTGCGCTCTCTACCATGTTGCGTCTGCTCGTGTTCTGCGTACATGTCGATGCATGCACATACAGGGTGCGCttgggaggagggggggtgcTGACGGCTGCCTCTTCGGCCTTGCGCACTTGTCTGTGAAGAAGAAGGTATGGTGAAGGGGTGGGAGTGCGTGGGGAAACAGTCAGAGAGCGGGCCGGCGACGATGAAGAACAATAACAAAAGGTGAAGAGCCCTCGTGTCTTCTGTGTACGCGTGCAccccctcttcgcctccccccttgTGTGAACCACCCTGCAgcccatcatcgccgccactATCTGCACCCAAGCAAGAACATACGTACagaagcacgcacacacacgcacgaaagCCCGAATCAACCGTTCACCGCCGCTTCCCACTTCACCCGTAGCGTGCAAACGTGTGCGCCGCTCTCCTGCATATTagcgagaggggaggggggaaacaaagaaaacacAGCACAGATGCAGGCACCCACCAGCGCGCCTCTCCTGCCTCTCCTCGTAGAGTCTCTCCCTGCTCTTgggtgcgtgtatgtgtgtgtgtgggggggggagagggaggggagggaggggagggagacgcTTTTCAGCGCGCGTCTTGTGCCGCTTTGCCTCTTCTTGCACGCTAATGGGCaaagaggaggcgggaggagaggcggccGCTTCTCTGCTTCGTCTACTACACCACGCCGTAGatcgtggcggtggtgccgaaGCAAATGATCGTGACGCCGCAGATGAGGAGGACGATGGCACCAAAGTAGTTGTAGTAGCCGACCTTTTTCAGCTCGTAGCCGCCGCTGTAGATAAAGAAGAGCGCCGGAAAGACGAAGGCGATGAAGCCGCCGGTGAAAGAGCCGAGCAGGCCAAACACGGTGTTTACATTCGGGATGAATAGGCCACACAGCAGCGAGACGAGGCTGAGGAAGGTGCACAGAACGGCGTTCTTCCACCAGGCAACGGTGTGCAAATCCCAGCCGATGAGGTGGTGAACTGAGTCGCGGGAGGGCAGAATGTGCAGCGCGAAGGCAACGCAGAGCTTCACAACAAGGCCAACGTAGGCGACGGCAAAGTAGTAGTCCGTCAACGGACGGtacatgcgcagcagcgaggaccCGACCTTGTCGCCAAAGTCGCAGTAGCCGAAGAAGCCGGTCACCCAGTAAAAGACGGTGCAGATGAGCATGCTGACAAGAACCTGCAACTCGAAGAAGCGAACGCTGGGCTTGGGGGTTTCGTTGAACACCTGGTACGCGTTCGACTGGCACAGAAATGCGAAGACGAACTGGCCGAGTCCTTGAATGGCTCGATTGCCCGTGTTGAACAAGCGCAGGCCCTTGCTGGTGATGCCCTCCTTCAGGCCGTGGGTGGCGGAGTGGATGACGACGCAGACGACAAAGTACAAAACGAAGACAACgccgaagagagagacgtagCGGAGCGAGTTGatctgccgcggcagcgagagaggcagcatcagcagcagaaacGTGACTGAAGTGAGCACGCGTTGGAAGCTCACACTCCGGTAGTAGCCCTGAACGCGATCGTCATTGAGAAAGGCGTGCCACAGGTCGTTGATGCAGATTACGTAGGCGATGCACGCGCCCATGCATTTGATGAACATGATCACCGCCGTGAAGATGTCTCCGCCGCGCCCAAAGAGAATGCGCGCTGTCAGCTCGTAGCTCCTAATGCCCGTCTTGCCGTAGACTAtagcgaggaggcgcaccgAGTACACCGTCAGCAGATAAATCACAATAAGGTAGATTGTGCCCATGACGATGCCGGACGTGTCGAAGGCGTAGGGTAAGCCAAGAATACCAGCGCCGAGACTGCTGCCAGCGAGGTTGAAGACGCCGCTAGCGAAACCGCCCGGCGGGATTACGCGGCGCATCAGGCGCACGAGAAACatcggctgctgcttgggcacctccacctctgcgTTGCATTCTGTCACGAGTTCATGCACCTGGTCAAAGGTTTCATGCatttccttctcttccttgcAGATGGTCGCATCGatctcggcagcggcgcggttATCGCCGCTCGCTGGGGTCGACGACTGAGTCTCCTCCTTGTAACGCTGACGGCCGCCGTCCTGCATCACGGTGTAGTCGGGGTTGTGGGACATGGTTTGGTCACGTGCGCGTACGTGAATGTGAGGAAAcagaggaaaggggggaagagggaaccgcgacaaaaaaaaaagaaccgCCACGGAGCCGGTGGACGAAGTGGTCGGGCGCGCCTATGCGTGTATACGTTTGCGACTGTGCGAACGAGAGGAAGATGAGATGGGGGGGGAACGGCAGATTTCTTTCCTAAGCGAAAACGAAACCGCGAagcgtgaaaaaaaaaagaacgaaaagggagaaaaggGAGCGGAGGGCTTATCTGCGCGTACGTGTATGTAGGTGTTTAGGTGGTACATGTGGGAAACGCGGTGGGGTGTGCAGGTGAAGTAGAggggcagcagtggcagtaATAGCGTGCatggggagagaggcagagatggCCGCAGTGCACAGCTCATGCTATGAAGCACGGAAGTCGTCAAGTTTTCTATATACAAGAAGATGCTTGCCGAACGCCATGGCGAGCCTCGCCGAGTGGCGCACAGGAGACCGGAATGCATGGCTCTACTCCCACAGCACGAGAAGCGGGACTGGAGTGACCAGGAAGGGGACGTTAggcgtgcgagagagagagacgaggatCAAGCGCTCGCCCGCTCACCCATGTCGGCCGACCGtcacaccgacacacaggACGGATACAAGCTCATGtgtcccctcctcctttccaaACAGCACGGCTGCCTCGTAGTGGCACACTTTCTTTTCGCTTTAACGGATCTGAGGAGCTGAGATTCTTCGAAAAGTTGAGTTTCTGTGTAGAAGAGATGGAAAGGGGAGTGgtagagggaaggggggggatTCGAAGAAATACACGATAAACCCAACGTGTTCCGCTTCTGTGAACAGAAAAGCGAACCATCACGCCAGTGTCATGCATCTTTCTTTCCATCTgttttgcgtgcgtgcgcgcatctgTTGAGCGTTCCTCCCTTTTTTCATCGGGGAACggtgaggagagggagatcCGAACGCTGTTCTGTGTCGTACAAACCTAAAACGGCGCCAGAGCGACACAAGAACCGGGGAACacacgcccctcccccaactccctccctcccctctgcaCACACGACGGTACAGGTGGGTATGCATCTACGCACTGTGCGCACATACTTCAGAGCAGAGGAAGAGTGAGCGAAAGAAGACACCCACGCCATTCgacaaaaaggaaaaaaaaaagaaacggaaGAATCTGAGCTGGACTATCCtgggcggcgcagaggacgccgcacgcgcaccaaCCGACAACCACACAAGCGCATACGCCATCGCCTCAGTTCCCTCGCGCGGTGCCTGAACGTTTGTGCGCCGGCTTGCGTCTCTATTTCCGTGTGAGCTGTCTagctctgtgtgtgcgtggctaTGCGTACACCGCAGCTCTCCGAGGAAGCGCAAGAGGGAGTTGggaagcaaacaaaaaaaaagaaataaGACATCAAACCAACAAGATGAGAGGAGGGCGTGAGTAGACGCGATCTGCTCATGGCGGCGAGGATCGCGCCATGGacggctgtggcgccgcgtcgtcggcaaACGTGAGATGCTTGCCTGCCGCCTTGGGGCGCTCGTCGACAGCGGCCactgacggcggtggtgtaGCCGCCTCCGAAAGACGTGAGGGTGGTAGACAGCCGTTCTCACCGTCCTCTGGGATCGGCGAAGGAATTTCAGTTGTCGCCACGTTATCCGTGGTGGGCTCGGTctcggtggcgctgctcaccTCTCCCTCAGCGTGGCAGCGGGGAGCACTGTTGCCGCCAAGGGTGCCGGAGTTGAGCGCAGTGACGCCGCTCGCAGTCTTCTTATCAGCCTGTGATAAGTGCGCGGGCGTTACTGCgagcgcagacggcggcgatgcgacGGCCCCCTCCTCATCTATGCTCAGGCAAACCGGAGGGGCTGCTGCATTGCCGTCCTCCATTGGCAaaggctgcgccggcgtaTCTTCGCACTCTGTGTAAGGCATCGCTTGCGGGGGCTGCTTGTGGCTCAACGTCTCCTGCTCGTGCACTGATGGCGTGGCTGCGCCCTTCTCTGCACACGCGGGGCCAATGGCGCGGTCAAACCCCGTAAGCGTCTCGTCACTCACGCCTGTCACATCAGCCTCAACACAAAAGGTGCTGCCGGATACATCAACGCTGCCGTCAGCCCCCCCGAGAAGCGCGTCCGCGGGGCTGGCGAGGTCGTCTTGGAGTGCAACCGTCGCCGAGACACGAGCGGCACTTTCAACGTCTGCGTCCTCATTGAGATCGATCACGCTCGTAGCATCCGCGGTGACTTCCTTCCGTGCCTGCTTCTCAAGGCGGTAGCGTTTTGCCGCCGGTGATAGCGAGGCAGCTTGGCCGAAGCGCATCTCTGTCGGAACGCTTGATGCATCGGGTTCggtctgctgctgtgctcccTGTTCGTGACGCTGTGACTGTATACCGGGCAGCAGAACACCGTGCTCCTCAGTCGAATGAGCTGACATGGCCGCTCAGCCGATGCTCTCTGGCGCGCAACCGGAAAGATGAAACACAGCAGAGAGCAGGGAGGCACAAGGAGGCAACCGCACGCAGCGTGTCTTTGTCTGAGTTTTAGGTCTCGACGTTTCTCAGGCGGAGTAGTGagggcggggtggggtgcTTGTGAGTGCGACTCGATACCGTTGCGGGGGCGACCGGTAAGGAAAGgcgtggggggggagggagggagggagggggaggcaaCAGAATTGTGAAACGGCCTTTCTGAGCACGACCGGCGAAAACGCCAAACCCAACGTGCAGAGGAGGGATGAGTTGATGTTGGTGGCGCAGCAACGAAGAAGGAGATGAATGACGTTTGCCGCTGCTTAGGATGTCAGCATACGTggacgaggcagcgcagGGGAGGAGCGTGAGGAGGAC comes from Leishmania infantum JPCM5 genome chromosome 22 and encodes:
- the AAT22 gene encoding putative amino acid permease — its product is MSHNPDYTVMQDGGRQRYKEETQSSTPASGDNRAAAEIDATICKEEKEMHETFDQVHELVTECNAEVEVPKQQPMFLVRLMRRVIPPGGFASGVFNLAGSSLGAGILGLPYAFDTSGIVMGTIYLIVIYLLTVYSVRLLAIVYGKTGIRSYELTARILFGRGGDIFTAVIMFIKCMGACIAYVICINDLWHAFLNDDRVQGYYRSVSFQRVLTSVTFLLLMLPLSLPRQINSLRYVSLFGVVFVLYFVVCVVIHSATHGLKEGITSKGLRLFNTGNRAIQGLGQFVFAFLCQSNAYQVFNETPKPSVRFFELQVLVSMLICTVFYWVTGFFGYCDFGDKVGSSLLRMYRPLTDYYFAVAYVGLVVKLCVAFALHILPSRDSVHHLIGWDLHTVAWWKNAVLCTFLSLVSLLCGLFIPNVNTVFGLLGSFTGGFIAFVFPALFFIYSGGYELKKVGYYNYFGAIVLLICGVTIICFGTTATIYGVV